Proteins encoded in a region of the Triticum dicoccoides isolate Atlit2015 ecotype Zavitan chromosome 3A, WEW_v2.0, whole genome shotgun sequence genome:
- the LOC119266932 gene encoding putative disease resistance protein RGA3 translates to MAAILETLLKSSVNKLQDVITDEAVLILGVEEELTKLLGRVELIQCCIYDAEKRRTKERAVNNWLGQLRDVIYDVDEILDVARCKGSKLLADHPSPSSGKSVACKGLSVSSCFCNIVPRRDVAVRIRSLNKKIENIVNDKIFSTFNSSTQPTRNGPTSKLIRRSTLVEPNLVGKEIIHSSRKLVDLVVAHKEYKSYKLGIVGTGGVGKTTLAQKIYNDQKIKGSFKIHAWICVSQDYNEETLLKEVLRNIGVHHEQGETIAELQRKLAKTIEGKSFFLVLDDVWHSSVWTDLLRPALHETSSGVILVTTRDDQITSRIGVRYTHRVDLMSVEVGWELLWRSMNIEQEKEIHNLRNTGIEIVRKCGHLPLAIKVTAGALASGDLTENEWKKYLGKYVGSHNMLSDEIEGAMYLSYDELLHRLKQCFLYCALYTKDSIIRHDEVTWLWIAEGFIEEQQGQLLEDIAEEYYSAF, encoded by the coding sequence ATGGCGGCCATACTTGAAACTTTGCTTAAATCAAGTGTCAATAAGTTGCAAGATGTCATCACGGATGAGGCTGTACTAATCCTAGGGGTGGAAGAAGAGCTCACAAAACTGCTGGGACGAGTGGAACTAATTCAGTGTTGTATATACGATGCGGAGAAAAGGAGGACAAAAGAGCGAGCAGTAAACAACTGGCTTGGTCAACTGAGAGATGTTATATATGATGTTGATGAAATCCTGGATGTGGCTAGATGTAAAGGAAGCAAGCTACTTGCTGACCACCCTTCACCATCATCAGGCAAATCAGTTGCATGTAAAGGCCTTTCAGTCTCCTCTTGTTTTTGCAACATAGTGCCACGCCGTGATGTTGCTGTTCGGATTAGAAGCCTGAACAAAAAAATTGAGAACATTGTAAATGACAAGATATTTTCGACTTTCAACAGTAGTACACAACCTACTCGAAATGGTCCGACATCCAAACTGATAAGACGTTCCACTCTTGTTGAGCCCAACCTTGTGGGGAAGGAGATCATACATTCTAGCAGGAAGTTGGTGGACTTAGTGGTTGCACACAAGGAATACAAGTCTTACAAGCTTGGTATCGTTGGAACTGGAGGAGTTGGTAAGACAACACTAGCTCAAAAAATATACAATGATCAGAAAATAAAAGGAAGCTTCAAGATACATGCATGGATTTGTGTTTCACAAGACTACAATGAAGAAACTCTTCTTAAGGAGGTTCTTCGGAATATTGGTGTGCATCATGAGCAAGGTGAAACCATAGCAGAGCTCCAGAGGAAGCTTGCAAAAACAATTGAAGGGAAGAGTTTCTTTCTGGTTCTAGATGATGTATGGCATTCCAGTGTATGGACGGATCTATTAAGACCTGCATTACATGAAACATCATCTGGAGTAATATTGGTAACCACACGAGATGATCAAATTACAAGCAGAATAGGTGTACGGTATACCCATCGAGTTGATCTCATGTCAGTAGAGGTGGGATGGGAGCTTCTTTGGAGGAGTATGAACATTGAGCAAGAGAAAGAAATACATAATTTAAGAAACACAGGGATTGAGATTGTTCGTAAATGTGGCCACCTCCCTCTTGCAATCAAGGTTACCGCTGGTGCTTTGGCAAGTGGAGATCTAACGGAGAATGAGTGGAAAAAGTATTTGGGCAAATATGTTGGTTCCCACAACATGCTCTCTGATGAAATAGAAGGAGCTATGTATCTGAGCTATGATGAGTTGCTGCATCGTCTGAAACAGTGTTTCCTTTATTGTGCTTTGTATACTAAAGATTCTATCATTCGGCATGATGAAGTTACCTGGTTATGGATTGCTGAAGGCTTCATCGAGGAGCAGCAAGGCCAACTACTAGAAGATATAGCAGAAGAGTACTACTCAGCGTTTTGA
- the LOC119266931 gene encoding putative disease resistance protein RGA3, whose amino-acid sequence MAAVLASLLGSCANKLKDIIIDEAILILGVEKELAEVLRRVELIQCCIYDAEKRRTKEQAVNNWLGQLRDVIYDVDEILDVARCKGSKLLADHPSPSSGKSVACKGLSISSCFCNIGARRDVAVRIRNLNKKIENIANDKIFSTFNSSTQPTRNGPTSKLIRSSNLVEPKLVGKEIMHSNRKLVDLVLAHKEYKSYKLGIVGTGGVGKTTLAQKIYNDLEKKGSFKMHAWISVSQDYSEVTLLKEVLRNIGVHSEQGESITELQRKLAQTIKGKSFFLVLDDVWHSNVWTDLLRPAFHETSVGIILVTTRDYQITKRIGVDHTHQVDLMAVEVGWELLWKSMNIEEEKEVQNLRKIGIEIVHKCGRLPLAIKVTASVLSSRELTENEWKRYLGRFIGSQSILLDEIEEALYLSYDELPHRLKQCFLYCALYVEDSVIRRDEVTWLWIAEGFIEEQQGQLLEDIAEEYYYELIHRNLLQPKMISFDQAECRMHDLLRQLACNISREECFIGDVETLRGGNMSKLRRITAVIRKDMLVLPTVDKVEVKVRTFLTVRGPQRIEDTLFKRFLLLRVLVLNYSLVQSIPDYIGKLIHLRLLNLDYTGISCLPESIGSLKNLQVLSLRSCHHLHTLPLAMTLLSSLRCLDLCDTEINEVPKGIGKLKFLTFVADYPIGDGREDTVVQDGWKLEELSSLSQMRYLSLVKLERATYCSTNTVLTDKKHLKELVLEWTERGEGSYSEDVSNTEKVFEQLIPPHNLEGLCILQFFGQQYPTWFGTTCLSSLLYLKLIDVRSCVHLPPIWQLPNLKYLKIDGAHAVTKVGPEFVGCKKGDPVCDELVAFPKLEWLIFEDMPNWEEWSFFKDEVAAADGRGEDGAAEIRKEDAQPARVRLLPSLLELQLHGCPKLRDLPQQLGKDTPCLKELSLRGLNNLKAVEDRPVLCEVLVIGYCEGLERICNVPQVTELRVFGCPNLSHVVGLDSLQQLWLDEDMQEVTSRWVPGLQEEHRRLHGEDLDIYTI is encoded by the coding sequence ATGGCAGCCGTTCTAGCATCTCTGCTTGGATCATGTGCCAATAAGTTGAAAGATATCATTATTGATGAGGCCATACTAATCTTAGGGGTGGAAAAGGAGCTCGCAGAAGTGCTGCGACGAGTAGAACTAATACAGTGTTGCATATATGATGCTGAGAAAAGGAGGACAAAAGAGCAAGCAGTAAACAATTGGCTTGGTCAACTGAGAGATGTTATATATGATGTTGATGAAATCTTGGATGTGGCTAGATGTAAAGGAAGCAAGCTACTTGCTGACCACCCTTCACCATCATCAGGCAAATCAGTTGCATGTAAAGGCCTTTCAATTTCCTCTTGTTTTTGCAACATTGGGGCACGCCGTGATGTTGCTGTTCGGATTAGAAACCTCAACAAAAAGATTGAGAACATTGCAAATGACAAGATATTTTCAACTTTCAATAGTAGTACACAACCTACTCGAAATGGCCCAACATCCAAACTGATAAGAAGTTCCAACCTTGTTGAGCCCAAACTTGTGGGGAAGGAGATTATGCATTCTAACAGGAAGTTGGTGGACTTAGTGCTTGCACACAAGGAATACAAGTCTTACAAGCTCGGTATCGTTGGAACTGGAGGAGTTGGTAAGACAACACTAGCTCAAAAAATATACAATGATCTGGAAAAAAAGGGAAGCTTCAAGATGCACGCATGGATTTCTGTTTCGCAAGACTACAGTGAAGTAACTCTTTTGAAAGAGGTCCTCCGGAATATTGGTGTGCATAGTGAGCAAGGCGAAAGCATAACAGAGCTGCAGAGAAAGCTTGCACAGACAATTAAAGGCAagagtttctttcttgttcttgatGATGTGTGGCATTCCAATGTATGGACAGATTTATTGAGACCTGCATTTCACGAAACAAGTGTCGGAATAATATTGGTAACCACACGAGATTATCAAATTACAAAAAGAATAGGTGTAGACCATACCCATCAAGTTGATCTCATGGCAGTAGAAGTGGGATGGGAGCTACTTTGGAAGAGCATGAACATTGAGGAGGAAAAGGAAGTGCAGAATTTAAGAAAAATAGGGATTGAGATTGTTCATAAATGTGGTCGCCTCCCTCTTGCAATCAAGGTTACCGCTAGTGTTTTGTCAAGCAGAGAACTAACAGAGAATGAGTGGAAAAGGTATTTGGGCAGATTTATTGGCTCTCAGAGCATCCTCTTGGATGAAATAGAAGAAGCTTTGTATCTAAGCTATGATGAGTTACCACATCGTTTGAAGCAGTGTTTCCTTTATTGTGCTTTGTATGTTGAAGATTCTGTCATTAGACGTGATGAAGTTACCTGGTTATGGATTGCCGAAGGCTTCATCGAGGAGCAGCAAGGCCAACTACTAGAAGACATAGCAGAAGAGTACTACTACGAGCTAATACATCGGAATCTCCTCCAGCCAAAAATGATAAGTTTTGACCAGGCTGAATGCAGAATGCATGATCTCTTAAGACAACTTGCTTGTAATATATCAAGAGAAGAATGTTTTATTGGAGATGTTGAAACATTAAGGGGTGGAAATATGTCAAAATTGCGACGTATTACTGCTGTTATTAGGAAGGATATGTTGGTGTTACCTACAGTGGATAAGGTGGAAGTTAAGGTGAGGACTTTCCTAACTGTTCGTGGTCCACAAAGAATTGAAGATACGTTGTTCAAGAGATTTCTCCTTCTTCGTGTTTTGGTACTGAATTACTCACTTGTGCAAAGCATTCCGGACTATATAGGAAAACTGATACATCTACGCCTACTTAATCTAGATTATACTGGCATATCTTGTCTTCCGGAATCCATTGGCTCCCTAAAGAACCTTCAAGTACTGAGCTTGAGATCGTGTCATCATCTGCACACTCTTCCTTTGGCAATGACCCTGTTGAGCAGCTTAAGATGTCTTGATCTTTGTGACACCGAAATAAATGAGGTTCCAAAAGGGATAGGGAAACTAAAGTTCCTCACTTTTGTAGCAGATTATCCTATTGGTGATGGAAGAGAGGATACTGTTGTACAAGATGGATGGAAGTTGGAAGAGTTGTCTTCTTTGTCGCAGATGAGGTATCTTTCTCTTGTTAAATTGGAAAGAGCAACTTACTGCAGTACAAATACAGTGCTTACAGACAAAAAACATCTAAAAGAACTAGTCCTAGAGTGGACTGAACGTGGAGAGGGGTCATATTCAGAAGATGTTAGTAATACTGAGAAGGTCTTTGAGCAGCTAATACCTCCGCACAACCTAGAAGGCTTATGTATTTTACAATTCTTTGGTCAGCAGTATCCCACCTGGTTTGGTACCACCTGTTTGTCTTCCTTATTATACTTGAAACTCATAGATGTACGATCATGTGTGCATCTTCCACCGATCTGGCAGCTACCAAACTTGAAATATCTGAAGATTGATGGAGCACATGCAGTTACCAAGGTGGGACCTGAATTTGTTGGTTGCAAGAAGGGTGATCCTGTATGTGATGAGTTGGTTGCTTTCCCAAAACTTGAATGGTTGATCTTTGAAGATATGCCCAACTGGGAGGAGTGGTCTTTTTTTAAGGATGAAGTTGCTGCTGCTGATGGACGGGGAGAGGATGGAGCTGCTGAGATTCGAAAAGAGGATGCCCAACCTGCAAGGGTGCGACTGCTGCCTAGTTTGTTGGAATTGCAACTTCACGGCTGCCCGAAGCTGAGGGATCTCCCGCAACAGCTTGGAAAGGACACCCCCTGCTTGAAGGAACTCAGTTTAAGAGGACTAAACAACTTGAAGGCTGTGGAGGACCGCCCAGTGCTCTGTGAGGTCCTTGTTATTGGGTATTGTGAAGGCCTGGAGAGGATCTGCAACGTCCCTCAAGTGACTGAGCTGCGTGTATTTGGTTGTCCGAACTTAAGCCATGTAGTGGGGCTGGACAGTCTGCAACAGCTGTGGCTGGACGAGGATATGCAAGAGGTCACTTCCCGCTGGGTGCCTGGGCTTCAAGAGGAGCACCGGCGACTTCATGGCGAAGACCTGGATATCTACACTATCTAG